In a single window of the Nodularia spumigena CCY9414 genome:
- a CDS encoding FAD-dependent oxidoreductase, with product MPKNIQPIIKDLVLIGGGHSHAIVLKMFGMNPLPGIRLTLITPASDTPYSGMLPGHIAGFYNHEECHIDLRKLANFAQAQLYIDRAIGLDLKNHKVICANRPAVNFDVLSIDIGSTPATISVSGATEYAIAAKPVPKLLQHWYQLLERVAKNPQEPISIAIVGGGAGGVELALSMQTHLHGILQQNQQPIQNLQIHLFQRQEKLLPNYHHSVQHQFQQILIKRGINLHLGETVCQIAPLYSTLANRETKEILEIKCESGLLVECHKIFWVTQASAPQWLKTTGLATDEQGFILVEDTLQSQTHPEVFAAGDIATMVNHPRPKAGVFAVRQGKPLFENLQRTLLGQPLKPYIPQQQYLSLIGTGDKRAIASRGAFTTPPHQLLWCWKDYIDRRFMQQFSSRMGE from the coding sequence ATGCCAAAAAATATCCAACCTATAATTAAAGATTTAGTGTTAATTGGTGGTGGACATAGCCATGCTATTGTATTGAAAATGTTTGGCATGAATCCTTTGCCTGGAATACGTTTGACCTTGATTACCCCAGCCTCAGATACACCCTACTCTGGGATGCTACCAGGACACATTGCGGGATTTTATAACCATGAAGAATGCCACATTGATTTACGAAAATTGGCTAACTTTGCCCAAGCACAGTTATATATTGATAGAGCCATCGGACTGGATTTGAAAAACCACAAAGTGATTTGTGCTAACCGTCCAGCCGTAAACTTTGATGTATTATCTATTGATATTGGCAGCACTCCAGCCACCATATCTGTATCGGGAGCCACCGAATATGCAATTGCAGCTAAACCAGTGCCAAAATTATTGCAACATTGGTATCAGCTACTAGAACGTGTAGCCAAAAATCCCCAAGAACCGATTAGTATCGCGATTGTAGGTGGTGGTGCTGGCGGTGTGGAGTTAGCACTGTCGATGCAAACTCATTTACATGGGATTTTGCAACAAAATCAGCAACCAATTCAAAATTTGCAAATTCATTTATTCCAGCGTCAGGAAAAACTGTTGCCTAATTATCATCATTCAGTGCAACATCAATTTCAGCAAATTTTAATTAAGCGTGGTATTAATTTACATTTAGGGGAAACAGTCTGCCAAATTGCACCACTATATAGCACATTAGCCAACAGAGAAACTAAAGAAATCTTGGAGATTAAATGTGAATCGGGGTTATTGGTAGAGTGTCATAAAATATTCTGGGTAACACAAGCATCTGCACCCCAATGGTTAAAAACCACAGGACTGGCTACTGATGAACAAGGATTTATTTTAGTAGAAGATACATTACAATCTCAAACTCACCCAGAGGTATTTGCTGCTGGTGATATTGCGACAATGGTAAATCACCCTCGTCCTAAAGCTGGGGTGTTTGCTGTGCGCCAAGGTAAGCCCTTGTTTGAAAATTTACAAAGGACTTTATTAGGTCAACCACTCAAACCCTACATACCACAGCAACAATATTTAAGTTTAATTGGTACTGGTGACAAACGGGCGATCGCTTCCAGAGGTGCTTTTACCACACCACCGCATCAACTCCTCTGGTGCTGGAAAGATTACATTGACCGCCGCTTTATGCAACAATTTAGCTCAAGGATGGGAGAGTAG
- a CDS encoding histidine phosphatase family protein, with protein sequence MNQIVWIARHANRLDFVNPDWFLTAQRRYDPPLSDDGIVQTQQLAKRLQAEKIAHIFASPFLRTVQTANAVAEVLDLPIKLETGLSEWLNPDWMTEEPERLSIPALAELFPRIDTSYKPHIAAQYPETHEKVRERSGQTARCLATECYPQNILLVAHGASVLGAAMGLVGDIAKAEVKASLCSLVKVVRQGPEWLLELKGDTSHLTEIEEVIRFA encoded by the coding sequence ATGAATCAAATAGTTTGGATTGCAAGACACGCTAACCGCCTCGATTTCGTCAACCCTGATTGGTTTCTCACCGCCCAAAGACGTTATGATCCACCCTTATCTGATGATGGTATAGTGCAAACACAGCAGTTAGCGAAACGTTTGCAAGCAGAAAAAATTGCTCATATTTTCGCTTCCCCATTTCTGCGAACTGTACAAACAGCCAACGCCGTTGCAGAAGTTTTAGATTTACCCATTAAACTAGAAACAGGTTTGAGTGAGTGGCTAAATCCAGACTGGATGACGGAAGAACCAGAAAGACTGTCAATTCCAGCCTTAGCAGAATTATTCCCCAGAATTGATACTAGCTATAAACCGCATATTGCTGCTCAATATCCGGAAACTCACGAAAAAGTGCGGGAACGTTCGGGACAAACTGCTAGATGCTTGGCTACTGAATGCTATCCTCAAAATATCTTGCTAGTAGCACATGGTGCATCTGTACTGGGGGCTGCAATGGGGCTAGTAGGGGACATTGCTAAAGCAGAAGTTAAAGCTTCTTTATGTTCCTTAGTAAAAGTAGTACGCCAAGGGCCTGAATGGTTGCTAGAACTAAAGGGAGATACTTCCCATTTGACCGAAATAGAGGAAGTGATTCGATTTGCTTAA
- a CDS encoding glucokinase, which produces MTLLLAGDIGGTKTILRLVDASDSLDLQTICEETYRSGDFPDLVPLVQQFLSKANTPTPQKACFAIAGPVVDNTAKLTNLTWFLDTDRLKQELGIDSMSLINDFAAVGYGIFGLSKKDLLTLQVGKHKLEAPIGVIGAGTGLGQGFLIKQGNYYQVFPSEGGHADFAPRSELEFQLLKYLLDKHDIQRVSVERVVSGQGIVAIYQFLRDRKISGESPEIAQVVRTWEQEAGQPEKSVDPGAAIGMAALQGSDRLCVQTLQLFVDIYGAEAGNLALKLLPYGGLYIAGGIAPKIQTLLQNGSFLLNFSQKGRMRSILEDIPVHIILNQQVGLIGAALRAARL; this is translated from the coding sequence ATGACCTTGTTACTAGCAGGAGACATTGGCGGTACGAAAACTATTTTGCGGTTGGTAGACGCATCAGACTCACTAGATTTACAGACTATTTGTGAGGAAACTTACCGCAGTGGGGATTTTCCAGATTTAGTACCGTTAGTACAGCAGTTTCTCAGCAAGGCTAATACGCCCACACCACAAAAGGCTTGTTTTGCGATCGCCGGGCCAGTGGTAGATAATACAGCCAAGCTGACCAATTTAACCTGGTTTCTCGATACCGACCGTTTAAAACAAGAATTAGGCATTGATTCCATGAGCCTAATTAATGACTTTGCGGCTGTGGGATACGGCATTTTCGGGTTAAGCAAAAAAGATTTGCTGACTTTGCAAGTTGGTAAACACAAATTAGAAGCACCCATTGGCGTTATTGGGGCTGGGACTGGCTTAGGACAAGGATTTTTGATTAAACAGGGTAACTACTACCAAGTCTTTCCCTCAGAGGGCGGACACGCTGATTTTGCCCCCCGCAGCGAGTTGGAATTTCAGCTATTGAAATACCTCCTGGATAAACATGATATCCAGCGTGTTTCTGTAGAAAGGGTAGTTTCTGGACAGGGAATTGTCGCAATTTACCAATTTTTGCGCGACAGAAAAATATCGGGCGAATCACCAGAAATCGCCCAAGTTGTCAGAACCTGGGAACAAGAAGCCGGACAGCCGGAAAAAAGCGTTGATCCCGGTGCGGCTATTGGTATGGCTGCACTCCAAGGAAGCGATCGCCTTTGCGTACAAACCTTACAATTATTTGTAGACATTTACGGTGCAGAAGCCGGTAATCTTGCCCTAAAATTATTACCTTACGGCGGTTTATATATTGCAGGTGGCATTGCTCCCAAAATCCAAACCCTGCTGCAAAACGGTAGTTTTCTCTTAAACTTCAGCCAAAAAGGAAGGATGCGTTCCATCCTCGAAGACATACCCGTACATATTATTCTCAATCAACAAGTGGGGCTAATTGGTGCAGCTTTACGTGCAGCTCGGTTATAA
- a CDS encoding TRAP transporter substrate-binding protein, with product MKRRKIINTGAIATATAVTLGSCARTQTAANVQTGQPNVRWRMATSWPKSLGIFSGADILAKRVKEMTNGRFTITPFAAGELVPGLQVMDAVQAGTVECGHTASYYYIGKNLALAFATSVPFGFNAQQQNSWLYHGGGLEAMQKIYSDFNIINFPAGNTGAQMGGWFKREINTVADLQGLKMRIPGIGGQVISRMGVQVQVLPGGEIFLALDRGAIDAAEWVGPYDDEKLGLNKAAQFYYYPGWWEPGPTLEVLVNRSAWDKLPPEYQAIFKTATHEANMNMLTEYDALNGQALSRLVAGGTKLVSFSPEIMQAGQKASFEFLEENASKDATFKEVYEQWKGFRKQVFDWNRVNELSYANFAISNS from the coding sequence ATGAAACGTCGAAAAATTATCAATACAGGTGCGATCGCCACTGCAACTGCTGTAACATTAGGCTCCTGTGCGCGTACCCAAACCGCCGCTAACGTCCAAACTGGACAGCCCAACGTCCGGTGGCGAATGGCAACCAGCTGGCCTAAATCCCTCGGAATTTTTAGCGGTGCAGATATACTTGCCAAGCGAGTCAAAGAAATGACCAATGGACGTTTCACCATTACACCCTTTGCGGCGGGGGAATTGGTTCCGGGGTTGCAAGTCATGGACGCTGTGCAAGCTGGAACTGTGGAATGCGGACACACCGCTAGTTATTATTACATCGGTAAAAACTTAGCATTAGCCTTCGCCACCTCCGTACCCTTCGGCTTCAACGCCCAACAGCAGAACTCTTGGCTATATCATGGTGGCGGACTAGAAGCCATGCAAAAAATTTATAGCGACTTCAATATCATTAACTTCCCGGCTGGTAACACCGGGGCGCAGATGGGAGGATGGTTTAAAAGAGAAATTAACACTGTTGCCGACCTTCAAGGCTTAAAAATGCGTATTCCCGGAATCGGGGGACAAGTCATATCTCGTATGGGAGTGCAAGTGCAAGTCTTACCAGGAGGGGAAATTTTCTTAGCATTAGATCGGGGTGCAATTGATGCCGCCGAGTGGGTAGGCCCTTATGATGATGAGAAACTCGGTTTAAACAAAGCCGCCCAATTTTACTATTATCCCGGTTGGTGGGAACCAGGCCCCACATTAGAAGTGTTAGTTAACCGTAGTGCTTGGGACAAATTACCCCCAGAATACCAAGCCATCTTCAAAACAGCGACTCATGAAGCCAACATGAATATGCTCACTGAATACGATGCTTTGAATGGTCAAGCACTTTCAAGATTGGTTGCCGGGGGTACTAAATTAGTTTCCTTCAGCCCAGAAATTATGCAAGCAGGTCAAAAAGCCTCCTTTGAATTTTTAGAGGAAAATGCCAGTAAAGATGCAACTTTCAAAGAAGTTTACGAACAGTGGAAAGGCTTCCGTAAACAAGTTTTCGACTGGAACCGTGTCAATGAATTGAGTTATGCCAATTTCGCTATCTCTAATAGTTAG